From a region of the Roseivirga sp. 4D4 genome:
- a CDS encoding RidA family protein yields the protein MKQRAFLYLLMFSLVVVFSCEEAHDDDNHDQEAVTRFEREGSSILKGAKVPAGKSMYFASGIVATEKDASKPAGDRGRFGDTYDQSVSALKRIQSYLGEEGLSLKDVIAMKVYVAPDPENDNKPDFQAWFKAYGEYFGNEENPNKVARSTIGVYTLVDPNKFIEIEVRAVYP from the coding sequence ATGAAACAAAGGGCTTTTTTATACTTACTGATGTTTTCTTTGGTCGTAGTCTTCTCTTGTGAAGAAGCGCATGATGATGACAATCACGATCAGGAAGCAGTGACTCGATTCGAGCGGGAAGGTTCCTCCATTCTTAAGGGTGCGAAAGTACCTGCAGGTAAAAGTATGTATTTTGCCAGTGGCATTGTCGCTACCGAAAAGGATGCGAGTAAACCAGCAGGTGATCGCGGTCGTTTTGGTGATACTTATGATCAAAGTGTGAGCGCATTAAAGAGAATCCAAAGTTATCTGGGCGAAGAAGGCCTAAGTTTAAAGGATGTGATTGCCATGAAAGTTTATGTGGCACCTGATCCTGAGAACGATAATAAACCAGATTTTCAAGCCTGGTTCAAAGCCTATGGCGAATACTTCGGCAACGAAGAAAACCCGAATAAAGTAGCCCGATCGACTATTGGTGTGTACACCTTGGTTGACCCAAATAAATTTATAGAAATAGAAGTTAGAGCAGTTTATCCTTGA
- the clpB gene encoding ATP-dependent chaperone ClpB: protein MDFKKYTIKSQEAIQKAAEIAGANQQQAIEPGHLLKAILLSDENVMSFLIKKLGMNRAQLDTKLEEVVAGYPKASGQQPYLSNDAHKALTKALDYLKEFKDEFVAVEHIVLGLLAGKEKTASLMKEVGFAKKELIEAIKELRGGNSVTDQNAESKYQSLERYSKNLNELAKAGKIDPVIGRDEEIRRVLQILSRRTKNNPMLIGEPGVGKTAIVEGMAQRIVDGDVPENLKTKTLISLDMGLLVAGAKYKGEFEERLKAVIKEVQDSDGEIVLFIDEIHTLIGAGGGEGAMDAANLLKPALARGELHAIGATTLKEYQKHIEKDKALERRFQTVTVDEPTQEDAISILRGIKEKYEVHHGVRIQDDAVISAVELSSMYISDRFLPDKAIDLMDEAASKLRIEIDSLPQELDELNRKIMQLEIEREAIRREKNKDKESVLSKEIAELSEKRDGLKGKWENEKAVITGIREEKENIDKYKMEAEKAEREGDFGLVAEIRYGKITEAEQKLEELKLKMKEMQGGSTLLKEEVDAEDIGEVVAKWTGIPVSKMLQSEREKLLHLEEELGKRVAGQGEAIAALSDAVRRSRAGLQDPKRPIGSFIFLGTTGVGKTELAKALAEYLFNDENNMVRIDMSEYQERHAVSRLIGAPPGYVGYDEGGQLTEAVRRKPYSVVLLDEIEKAHPDAFNILLQVLDDGRLTDNKGRIANFKNTIIIMTTNIGSHLIQENFEKINEENVLDLIDDTKNQVFDLLKKSVRPEFLNRIDETIMFMPLSKDNIRQIVAIQFGLIQKQLKENGIEIEATNDVLDYLGEIGYDPQFGARPLKRVIQRKVLNELSKQILSGAISKDSVVSIELNAEKEVEFVNIEKVEEV from the coding sequence ATGGATTTCAAAAAATATACTATCAAGTCGCAGGAAGCTATTCAAAAAGCGGCCGAGATCGCAGGTGCTAATCAGCAGCAAGCGATCGAACCAGGTCACCTTTTGAAGGCTATCCTTTTATCAGATGAGAATGTGATGTCTTTTCTGATAAAGAAGTTGGGAATGAATAGGGCACAACTTGATACCAAGTTGGAAGAGGTAGTAGCCGGTTATCCAAAAGCAAGTGGGCAACAACCCTACTTGTCAAATGATGCGCACAAAGCATTGACCAAGGCATTAGACTATTTAAAAGAGTTTAAAGATGAGTTTGTAGCAGTTGAACATATTGTATTGGGCTTGCTGGCAGGAAAAGAGAAGACTGCTTCCTTAATGAAGGAAGTGGGTTTTGCCAAAAAAGAACTCATTGAGGCGATAAAAGAACTAAGAGGAGGAAATAGCGTGACAGACCAAAATGCTGAGTCAAAGTATCAATCGCTCGAGCGCTACTCGAAAAACCTGAATGAGTTAGCTAAGGCGGGAAAGATTGACCCTGTGATTGGCCGGGATGAGGAAATCAGAAGAGTGCTTCAAATTCTTTCCAGAAGGACGAAGAACAATCCTATGTTGATCGGTGAGCCTGGCGTTGGTAAAACAGCAATCGTGGAGGGTATGGCACAGCGTATTGTAGATGGCGATGTGCCAGAAAACCTCAAAACAAAGACACTCATATCACTTGATATGGGGCTTCTGGTTGCCGGTGCAAAATATAAAGGCGAATTCGAAGAAAGGCTAAAAGCGGTCATCAAAGAGGTGCAGGATTCTGATGGAGAGATCGTCCTCTTTATCGATGAGATCCACACCCTGATTGGTGCTGGTGGTGGAGAAGGAGCCATGGATGCAGCCAACTTATTGAAACCTGCTTTGGCGAGGGGGGAACTCCATGCAATCGGGGCTACTACGCTCAAAGAATATCAAAAGCATATCGAGAAAGATAAAGCCTTAGAACGAAGGTTCCAGACCGTGACGGTGGATGAACCTACTCAGGAAGATGCAATCTCTATTCTTCGTGGAATCAAAGAAAAGTATGAGGTACACCACGGTGTGCGTATTCAGGATGACGCTGTAATTTCTGCAGTTGAGCTTTCAAGCATGTATATCTCCGATCGTTTTTTACCGGATAAGGCCATTGACCTGATGGATGAGGCAGCTTCCAAACTTAGAATCGAGATTGATTCCCTTCCTCAAGAGTTGGATGAGTTGAATCGTAAGATCATGCAGTTGGAAATTGAGCGAGAGGCAATTCGTAGGGAGAAAAACAAGGATAAAGAATCCGTCTTGTCTAAGGAGATTGCCGAACTATCCGAGAAGCGAGACGGCTTGAAAGGTAAGTGGGAGAATGAGAAAGCGGTGATCACCGGTATTCGCGAAGAGAAGGAGAACATCGATAAGTATAAGATGGAGGCTGAAAAAGCCGAACGCGAGGGTGATTTTGGGCTTGTTGCGGAGATCAGGTACGGTAAGATCACCGAAGCGGAGCAAAAACTGGAAGAGCTTAAGCTTAAGATGAAGGAAATGCAAGGCGGATCCACTTTGCTGAAAGAAGAGGTTGATGCTGAAGATATCGGTGAAGTAGTTGCCAAATGGACAGGAATTCCGGTATCTAAAATGCTGCAATCCGAAAGAGAAAAGCTTCTTCACCTTGAGGAAGAGCTTGGCAAGAGAGTAGCAGGGCAAGGCGAGGCAATTGCTGCGCTTTCGGATGCTGTTCGCAGGAGTAGGGCCGGTTTGCAAGACCCCAAAAGACCGATTGGCTCATTTATTTTCCTAGGAACAACAGGTGTGGGTAAAACAGAGTTGGCGAAAGCTTTGGCCGAATACCTTTTCAATGATGAGAATAATATGGTCCGCATTGATATGTCCGAGTATCAAGAAAGACATGCGGTAAGCCGACTGATCGGTGCGCCTCCGGGTTATGTAGGTTATGATGAAGGTGGACAGTTGACTGAAGCGGTGCGGAGAAAACCTTATTCGGTGGTACTACTGGATGAAATTGAAAAAGCGCATCCTGATGCCTTCAACATCTTACTTCAGGTACTGGATGATGGTCGACTCACAGATAATAAAGGTCGTATTGCCAATTTCAAGAACACCATCATCATCATGACGACCAATATTGGTTCGCACTTGATTCAAGAGAATTTTGAGAAGATCAATGAGGAAAATGTGCTGGATTTAATTGATGATACCAAAAATCAGGTATTTGATCTGTTGAAGAAGTCGGTGAGGCCAGAGTTCTTAAACAGGATTGATGAGACCATCATGTTTATGCCATTGAGTAAGGATAACATCCGACAAATTGTAGCGATACAGTTTGGTTTGATTCAAAAGCAGTTGAAAGAGAATGGTATCGAGATTGAAGCCACCAATGATGTACTCGACTATCTCGGGGAGATTGGTTACGATCCGCAATTTGGAGCTAGACCATTGAAGAGAGTGATTCAAAGGAAGGTACTCAATGAGTTATCTAAGCAGATTCTCTCAGGAGCTATTAGCAAAGACTCAGTAGTGAGTATAGAGCTTAATGCCGAGAAGGAGGTTGAGTTTGTGAATATTGAAAAAGTAGAGGAGGTTTAG
- a CDS encoding M61 family metallopeptidase, with translation MKLKSTFLALISLVTFSIQAQTHNEYEVSFDNRVHHEAHIKVKFSNLENKVLEVRMSRSSPGRYAVHEFAKNVYAVKATDSKGNALTVTRSDPSQWNIADHDGTVNFEYTLYANRAGGTYSGVDETHAHFNIPATFVWARDLGHRPVTVKYNLPEGSNWKVATQMKDMGDDTYYAPDTYYFMDSPTEIADFHLRERMIDGQNIRLALHTPASDEEVDTYFEEVVKIVEQQAAVFGELPKFDFGEYTFLSCYVPNASGDGMEHRNSTYVVSGKSADRPLGNTSMGTISHEFFHAWNVERIRPASLEPFNFEDANMSGELWFAEGFTSYYTNLIRARSGNITKEQYVNGLGGAVSYVMNAPGRKYFNPIEMSYRAPFVDAAASIDPTNNSNIFISYYTYGSVIGLALDMSLRTMDNGKSLDGYMQHVWKTHGKPEIPYSVRDLQARLGEYAGEDFAKEFFGKYIFDSQMPDYEALFQQMGVNFENPNAGQISLGANLRMVDGTARLTSNALVGSPLYEAGIEREDKIVSIAGKRMEDVEGRINIQEILTQYKPGDRIEIGVDRWGQKMNKVAVLGENQNRRSSWNADASSAAQKRREDWLKEK, from the coding sequence ATGAAACTCAAATCAACATTTTTAGCCCTAATCAGTCTGGTGACTTTTAGCATACAGGCGCAAACTCACAATGAATACGAGGTCTCCTTTGACAATCGAGTTCATCATGAAGCTCATATTAAAGTGAAATTCTCAAACCTTGAAAACAAAGTCTTGGAGGTTCGAATGAGCAGAAGTTCTCCCGGACGATATGCAGTACATGAATTTGCCAAAAACGTATATGCCGTTAAGGCAACTGATAGCAAAGGCAATGCACTAACCGTTACCCGATCTGACCCCAGCCAGTGGAACATTGCGGACCATGATGGCACTGTAAATTTCGAATACACACTCTACGCCAATAGAGCCGGTGGAACCTACTCCGGTGTCGATGAAACCCACGCCCACTTCAATATCCCGGCTACCTTCGTATGGGCCAGAGACCTTGGACATAGGCCTGTAACGGTGAAGTATAACCTCCCAGAAGGTTCAAATTGGAAGGTGGCAACACAGATGAAGGACATGGGAGATGACACCTACTACGCTCCTGACACTTACTATTTCATGGACAGTCCTACAGAGATCGCTGATTTCCACCTAAGAGAGCGAATGATTGATGGACAAAACATTCGACTTGCGCTTCATACACCTGCAAGCGATGAAGAAGTGGATACGTACTTCGAAGAAGTAGTGAAAATCGTAGAACAGCAAGCGGCTGTTTTTGGCGAGCTACCCAAATTCGATTTTGGGGAGTATACTTTCTTGTCATGCTATGTTCCGAATGCTAGTGGTGATGGTATGGAGCATAGAAACTCAACCTATGTTGTAAGTGGAAAGTCTGCTGATCGTCCATTGGGCAATACATCCATGGGTACCATTTCACATGAGTTTTTCCATGCCTGGAATGTAGAGAGAATCAGACCTGCTTCGCTAGAACCCTTCAATTTTGAAGATGCCAATATGAGTGGAGAGCTTTGGTTTGCCGAAGGCTTTACCAGTTACTACACCAATTTGATTCGAGCACGCTCAGGAAACATCACTAAAGAGCAATATGTGAACGGACTTGGTGGTGCTGTGAGCTATGTCATGAATGCGCCAGGTAGAAAGTACTTCAACCCGATTGAGATGAGTTACCGTGCTCCATTTGTCGATGCCGCTGCGTCTATAGACCCGACCAACAACAGCAACATTTTCATATCATATTATACTTATGGTTCGGTGATTGGTCTAGCACTTGATATGTCATTGCGCACCATGGATAATGGAAAAAGCCTTGATGGGTACATGCAACATGTCTGGAAAACGCATGGTAAGCCAGAGATCCCCTATAGCGTTCGTGATTTACAAGCTAGACTAGGAGAATATGCGGGAGAAGACTTTGCCAAGGAGTTCTTTGGTAAATACATCTTTGACAGTCAAATGCCGGACTACGAAGCCCTATTTCAGCAAATGGGTGTAAACTTCGAAAATCCCAACGCAGGGCAGATTTCGCTGGGCGCTAACCTAAGAATGGTAGACGGAACGGCTAGATTAACAAGCAATGCCCTTGTCGGTTCCCCACTTTACGAGGCAGGAATTGAACGTGAAGATAAGATCGTGAGCATTGCAGGGAAACGGATGGAAGATGTGGAAGGAAGAATCAATATTCAGGAAATTCTTACCCAATATAAGCCAGGAGACCGGATAGAAATAGGCGTTGATCGTTGGGGACAAAAAATGAATAAGGTCGCAGTCTTGGGTGAAAATCAAAATAGACGCAGTTCATGGAATGCTGATGCTTCATCAGCCGCCCAAAAGAGACGAGAGGATTGGTTGAAAGAAAAATAG
- a CDS encoding Plug domain-containing protein, with the protein MKRNQILTVSFLICCTINFSFAQNDDFQDWLKDFQSYQTELPTEKVFLHLDKSEYTIGETIWMKSYLVAGAGHIPSPFSQNVYVELINQKDEVAKRLTLRSEEGLAKASLALTRELQPGFYYLRAYTNWMKNQGEEFFFKKKIKVHSLVVNEVIAKETSDQAVDLQFFPEGGELVNGVTSQVAFEVTGINESKFPISGKVFDKNQKEIIAFTTKHEGRGVFAMLPSGDGYYAQLEGSDTRYDLPKVRPEGVTLSVTEQTSDYMGVALKTATPSAENYFLMVHTRGYVTYASEITVRNEKNLLKIDKSNLPHGIAHLTLFDQDFDPVAERLIFNYSTPEIKIDISTSDPQYASRDLATINLKVTDKKGNPVQGSFSLSAYDSKLVQNDQFDYNISANLLLSSDLGGHIKNPSQYLKQDETSKENTDLLMMVNGWRRFKWSSLNLDKRQPQYAFEQSLTLEGVMTRNGGKAFKNGRVFLLNQEENGNNKSSRFVEADLDGNFAFENLVYYDTTELTLQGFQKKKARDIQFNINKDFEVIPNSKFLAAPAQDNPDRLRAMKESVITSIRIDSTYRKENGVIYLDDVYVTASKREEKYRTLNSQYGKGEAYLNFDNLSFEEKNGRDPFTVMLGRLAGFSLSGASGGNSGLSSQGNSGGPGGGSIGSDGSLGAGAVRSSSNGAGNFTDMSTANDPIFRRPQLRPGPFQGGPLILIDNVPVPYSAVYDLRATEIDYVEVYKSASAAMFGVNGFNGAMAFYTLKGDKLKKAMSLKPGMRIITGNGYHAAREFYAPKYDESNKEQFIPDERSTIFWAPMITTDSEGKAQVEFYTHDKNSNVFIDVQGISKTGFTGVGSARFAIRRNL; encoded by the coding sequence ATGAAACGCAACCAAATCCTTACCGTCAGCTTTCTCATTTGCTGCACCATAAATTTCTCCTTCGCTCAAAACGATGATTTTCAAGACTGGTTGAAAGACTTCCAAAGCTACCAGACAGAGCTCCCTACAGAAAAAGTATTTCTTCACCTAGATAAGTCGGAATATACCATTGGTGAAACCATCTGGATGAAGTCTTATCTGGTCGCTGGTGCTGGACATATCCCATCTCCTTTTAGCCAAAACGTCTATGTTGAGTTGATCAACCAAAAGGATGAGGTCGCTAAACGATTGACCCTCCGCTCTGAGGAAGGTCTAGCCAAAGCCAGTTTAGCTTTGACCCGTGAGCTTCAGCCTGGCTTTTATTATCTAAGGGCCTATACCAACTGGATGAAAAACCAGGGGGAAGAGTTCTTCTTCAAAAAGAAAATCAAAGTCCACTCTTTAGTCGTCAATGAAGTAATTGCTAAAGAAACTTCTGATCAAGCAGTTGATCTACAGTTCTTCCCCGAAGGTGGAGAACTGGTCAATGGCGTGACCAGCCAAGTGGCTTTTGAGGTTACCGGAATCAATGAAAGTAAATTCCCAATCTCAGGAAAAGTATTTGATAAGAACCAAAAAGAGATTATTGCGTTTACCACAAAGCATGAAGGCAGAGGTGTTTTTGCTATGCTACCCAGTGGTGACGGCTACTACGCACAGCTGGAAGGGTCTGATACTCGATATGACTTGCCAAAAGTCAGGCCCGAAGGTGTAACACTCAGCGTAACAGAACAAACATCAGATTATATGGGTGTAGCCCTAAAAACTGCCACACCTAGTGCAGAGAATTACTTCTTAATGGTACATACGCGAGGTTATGTTACCTATGCCTCAGAAATTACGGTTAGGAACGAAAAAAACCTCTTGAAGATTGACAAGAGTAATCTTCCCCATGGAATAGCACACTTAACCCTGTTTGATCAAGACTTCGATCCGGTTGCCGAACGACTCATTTTCAATTACTCAACTCCAGAAATCAAAATAGATATTAGCACAAGTGATCCGCAGTATGCTAGCAGAGATTTGGCCACTATCAACTTAAAGGTTACCGATAAAAAAGGCAACCCCGTTCAAGGATCGTTTTCGCTCTCAGCCTACGATTCCAAGCTTGTCCAAAACGATCAGTTCGATTACAACATATCGGCTAACCTATTACTTTCTTCAGACCTTGGAGGTCATATCAAAAATCCTTCTCAGTATTTGAAGCAAGATGAAACCTCTAAAGAGAATACTGATTTACTGATGATGGTCAATGGTTGGAGACGTTTCAAGTGGTCTTCGCTTAACCTGGATAAAAGACAACCACAATATGCCTTTGAGCAATCACTGACTTTGGAAGGTGTAATGACCAGAAACGGTGGTAAAGCCTTTAAGAACGGACGAGTTTTCCTGCTCAACCAAGAAGAAAACGGAAATAATAAATCCTCTCGTTTTGTAGAGGCCGATCTGGACGGAAACTTTGCCTTTGAAAACCTAGTCTACTATGATACAACAGAGCTTACCCTTCAGGGCTTTCAGAAGAAAAAGGCACGTGACATACAATTCAACATTAACAAGGATTTTGAAGTCATTCCTAATTCAAAATTCTTAGCAGCACCCGCTCAAGACAACCCGGATAGATTGAGGGCAATGAAAGAATCTGTAATTACATCAATCAGAATTGACAGTACTTATAGAAAAGAAAATGGTGTTATCTACTTGGACGATGTATACGTTACTGCGAGCAAGCGTGAAGAAAAATATAGAACACTTAACTCTCAATACGGAAAAGGGGAAGCTTATCTCAACTTTGATAACCTTTCATTCGAAGAAAAAAATGGCCGAGATCCATTTACCGTTATGCTTGGAAGACTAGCCGGTTTTTCTCTAAGCGGAGCAAGCGGAGGAAACAGTGGCCTATCAAGTCAGGGAAACAGTGGAGGACCCGGAGGCGGAAGTATTGGCTCAGACGGGTCTTTGGGTGCTGGAGCAGTACGTTCTTCCTCAAACGGAGCAGGCAATTTTACAGACATGTCTACAGCGAATGACCCCATATTTAGAAGACCTCAACTCAGACCAGGACCTTTCCAAGGTGGGCCTTTAATTCTTATCGACAATGTGCCCGTACCGTATAGTGCTGTTTATGACCTAAGGGCAACAGAGATAGACTATGTGGAAGTCTATAAAAGTGCATCTGCAGCTATGTTTGGTGTTAATGGCTTTAATGGTGCCATGGCCTTCTATACCTTAAAAGGAGATAAACTGAAAAAGGCAATGAGTTTGAAGCCTGGCATGCGGATTATTACCGGAAATGGATATCACGCTGCCCGAGAGTTCTATGCCCCCAAGTATGATGAATCTAATAAAGAGCAGTTTATTCCGGATGAGCGCTCTACTATCTTCTGGGCACCTATGATTACCACCGACAGTGAGGGTAAGGCTCAAGTGGAATTCTATACACATGATAAGAACTCGAATGTGTTTATTGATGTGCAGGGAATTTCTAAAACCGGATTCACAGGTGTAGGATCAGCCAGATTTGCCATTCGTAGAAATCTCTAA
- a CDS encoding Fic family protein, with product MRYIHQLKGWPNFTWDKAQVLERLVQVRNKQGYLLGKMEGLGFTLKIEAGLNTLISDVTKSSEIEGEFLDHDQVRSSVARKLGLEIAGLVPSDRHVDGVVEMTLDATRNHEKRLTKQRLLSWHKLLFPTGKSGGVPIVVGRWRDNSPNDPMQVVSGPLGKERVHFEAPASNLLEAEMSNFLDWFNKPSSYDPVLKAAVAHLWFVTIHPFDDGNGRIARAVGDMLLARADASSQRFYSLSTEIRNQRQQYYDVLEQTQKGDLNITEWLMWFINCLEKAVEASEQLLQTTVQKAKFWENHASTPFNERQSKMVNKLFDGFFGKLTSSKWAKMCKCSQDTAGRDINDLLKKQVLVKSTEGGRSTSYQLNLS from the coding sequence ATGCGGTACATTCATCAACTAAAAGGTTGGCCAAATTTTACTTGGGATAAGGCTCAGGTACTAGAAAGGCTGGTTCAGGTAAGGAACAAGCAAGGGTACCTTTTGGGTAAGATGGAAGGGCTTGGTTTTACTCTGAAAATAGAGGCTGGCCTAAACACACTGATATCTGATGTGACTAAGTCGAGTGAGATAGAAGGTGAATTCCTAGATCATGATCAGGTACGTTCGTCAGTGGCCAGAAAGCTAGGGCTTGAAATAGCCGGCCTTGTTCCCTCTGATAGGCATGTAGATGGTGTGGTTGAGATGACCCTGGATGCCACTCGAAATCATGAAAAGAGACTTACAAAGCAGAGGTTGTTGAGTTGGCACAAACTTTTATTTCCAACTGGCAAGTCTGGAGGGGTTCCGATAGTTGTTGGTAGGTGGCGAGATAATTCACCAAATGATCCGATGCAAGTGGTTTCTGGTCCGTTGGGTAAGGAAAGGGTACACTTTGAAGCTCCTGCTTCAAACTTGCTTGAAGCCGAAATGTCCAATTTCTTGGATTGGTTTAATAAACCAAGTTCATACGATCCTGTTTTGAAAGCCGCTGTCGCTCATTTATGGTTTGTCACGATCCATCCATTTGACGATGGCAATGGAAGAATAGCCAGGGCAGTTGGCGATATGTTACTGGCTAGGGCTGATGCCAGTAGCCAAAGGTTCTATAGCTTATCAACAGAGATCAGAAACCAGCGGCAGCAGTATTATGATGTTTTGGAACAAACCCAAAAAGGCGATTTGAACATCACTGAATGGCTAATGTGGTTTATCAACTGTCTGGAGAAAGCCGTGGAGGCGAGTGAGCAACTATTGCAGACAACTGTGCAGAAAGCTAAGTTTTGGGAGAACCATGCGAGTACACCGTTTAATGAAAGGCAGTCAAAGATGGTGAACAAGCTTTTCGATGGCTTCTTTGGTAAACTCACATCCTCTAAGTGGGCTAAAATGTGTAAGTGTTCTCAAGATACTGCGGGTAGAGATATCAATGACCTTTTGAAGAAGCAAGTTTTAGTAAAATCAACAGAGGGAGGAAGAAGCACCAGTTATCAGCTGAACCTGTCCTAA